From the Rhodococcus sp. NBC_00297 genome, one window contains:
- a CDS encoding carbonic anhydrase: MPNSSPRSAWNALVEGNRRFVDGRPEHPSQGVDHRASLVDGQHPTAIVFGCSDSRVAAEIIFDQGLGDMFVVRTAGQVVDSAVLGSLEFGAEVLEAPLIVILGHDSCGAVKATINALDEGTVPGGFIRDIVERVTPSVLNAHRLGYTRADDVEARHVLETGKLLIDRSSILEKRVAAGKLAIVGLTYKLAEGKVEFQGALGDIGHVEMGSTDRTDASDLLTSSATASDTP; encoded by the coding sequence ATGCCTAATTCGAGTCCCCGCTCAGCATGGAACGCACTCGTCGAGGGTAATCGCCGTTTCGTCGACGGCCGCCCGGAGCATCCCAGCCAGGGGGTGGATCACCGCGCGTCGCTCGTCGACGGTCAACACCCCACCGCGATCGTCTTCGGGTGCTCCGATTCCCGGGTGGCAGCCGAGATCATCTTCGACCAGGGCCTCGGCGACATGTTCGTCGTCCGCACGGCCGGCCAGGTCGTCGACTCGGCCGTTCTGGGTTCCCTGGAGTTCGGCGCCGAGGTCCTCGAAGCGCCCCTGATCGTCATTCTCGGCCACGACAGCTGTGGCGCCGTCAAGGCGACCATCAACGCGCTGGACGAGGGCACCGTCCCCGGTGGCTTCATCCGCGACATCGTCGAGCGGGTCACGCCGTCCGTCCTCAACGCCCACCGACTGGGGTACACGCGCGCCGACGACGTCGAGGCGCGCCACGTCCTCGAGACCGGGAAGCTGCTGATCGATCGGTCGTCGATCCTCGAGAAGCGCGTCGCCGCGGGAAAACTCGCCATCGTCGGCCTGACGTACAAGCTGGCCGAGGGCAAGGTGGAGTTCCAGGGCGCGCTGGGCGACATCGGACACGTCGAGATGGGGTCGACCGACCGCACCGATGCGAGTGATCTGCTCACCTCGTCAGCGACGGCGAGCGACACGCCGTAG
- a CDS encoding A/G-specific adenine glycosylase, translating to MDSEVLVSWYRREARDLPWRRSGVSGWQILMSEVMLQQTPVARVAPIWVEWVQRWPVPSAMAASSRADVLRAWGKLGYPRRAARLHDCAAVLAEHHGDETPSDVETLLTLPGVGAYTARAVACFAYGQRVPVVDTNVRRVVARAVHGRAEPGNPSTTRDLADTEALLPEDVATAATLSAALMELGAVICTARNPACADCPLPSCAWVEAGRPAHDGPPRKVQKFAGTDRQVRGKLMDVLRSTMGPVEKSELDLVWTTDPGQRDRALNSLLVDGLVEQTSAGAFALAGEGS from the coding sequence ATGGACAGCGAGGTTCTGGTCTCGTGGTACCGACGCGAGGCCAGGGATCTGCCCTGGCGCCGTAGCGGTGTCAGCGGGTGGCAGATCCTGATGAGCGAGGTGATGCTGCAGCAGACTCCGGTGGCGCGGGTCGCTCCGATCTGGGTCGAGTGGGTACAGCGATGGCCGGTGCCGTCCGCCATGGCCGCGTCATCGCGGGCCGACGTCCTGCGGGCCTGGGGCAAGCTCGGCTATCCCCGTCGCGCCGCACGCCTGCACGACTGCGCCGCCGTCCTCGCCGAGCACCACGGCGACGAGACGCCGTCGGATGTCGAGACGCTGCTGACCCTGCCGGGTGTCGGGGCGTACACCGCGCGCGCCGTCGCCTGCTTCGCCTACGGGCAGCGGGTCCCCGTCGTCGACACCAACGTGCGGCGCGTCGTCGCCCGTGCGGTCCACGGCCGCGCCGAGCCCGGAAACCCCAGCACCACACGAGATCTCGCAGACACCGAGGCCTTGCTGCCCGAGGACGTCGCCACCGCGGCCACTCTGTCGGCGGCACTGATGGAGCTCGGCGCCGTCATCTGCACCGCACGCAATCCCGCCTGCGCGGACTGCCCGCTCCCGTCGTGCGCGTGGGTCGAGGCCGGTCGGCCGGCGCACGACGGACCGCCGAGGAAGGTGCAGAAGTTCGCCGGAACCGATCGGCAGGTGCGCGGAAAACTGATGGACGTACTGCGCTCCACGATGGGTCCGGTGGAGAAGTCCGAGCTCGATCTGGTGTGGACGACCGATCCCGGCCAACGTGACCGTGCCCTGAACTCGCTACTGGTCGACGGGCTCGTCGAGCAGACGTCCGCCGGCGCCTTCGCGCTCGCCGGGGAGGGCTCGTAG
- a CDS encoding alpha/beta fold hydrolase produces MLDDHGGSGVPLVLLHGLMGGPDTWRRQVPWLREHGHVLAARAAGHGRAAPATLTTEAFVDELREALAPFESVILIGHSMGALHAWCLAAREPDRVRGIVVEDMAPDFRGRTSDGWAAVIRAWPQPFPDEAAVLAYFGDVAGQYFLDSFERTPDGLHLHGDVDTFAAISDEWGRRDFWDEWRAVRAPALLLEAEHTVTPAGQMARMAALHHDSTYEVVAGAGHLVHDDRPGEYRCAVESFLRALPGEREGAGGRLLDEPVDQ; encoded by the coding sequence ATGCTGGACGACCACGGCGGCTCCGGAGTGCCCCTCGTGCTGCTGCACGGCCTGATGGGCGGCCCGGACACGTGGCGGCGGCAGGTGCCCTGGTTGCGGGAGCACGGCCACGTCCTCGCCGCCCGGGCGGCGGGACACGGGCGTGCTGCTCCGGCGACCCTCACCACCGAGGCGTTCGTCGACGAGCTGCGCGAGGCGCTGGCGCCGTTCGAGTCCGTGATCCTGATCGGTCACTCCATGGGCGCGCTCCACGCGTGGTGCCTCGCGGCGCGCGAACCGGATCGGGTGCGCGGGATCGTCGTCGAGGACATGGCTCCCGACTTCCGCGGTCGCACCTCCGACGGGTGGGCCGCCGTCATCCGTGCGTGGCCCCAGCCGTTCCCCGACGAGGCCGCGGTTCTGGCGTACTTCGGTGACGTCGCGGGGCAGTACTTCCTCGACTCCTTCGAGCGGACGCCGGACGGGCTGCACCTGCACGGAGACGTGGACACGTTCGCGGCGATCTCGGACGAATGGGGACGACGCGACTTCTGGGACGAGTGGCGAGCAGTGCGTGCTCCCGCGCTGCTGCTCGAGGCGGAGCACACGGTCACTCCAGCGGGTCAGATGGCGAGAATGGCTGCACTGCATCACGACTCGACGTACGAGGTGGTCGCCGGCGCCGGGCATCTGGTGCACGACGATCGGCCGGGGGAGTACCGGTGCGCTGTCGAGTCGTTCCTACGAGCCCTCCCCGGCGAGCGCGAAGGCGCCGGCGGACGTCTGCTCGACGAGCCCGTCGACCAGTAG
- a CDS encoding antibiotic biosynthesis monooxygenase family protein: protein MPVVKINAIEVPEGAGPELEKRFAARAGSVDGSPGFLGFQLLRPVKGESRYFVVTQWEDEESFQAWSGGPAREAHSGERAKPVASGASLLEFDVVLDVPARRDGPADR, encoded by the coding sequence ATGCCAGTGGTCAAGATCAACGCCATCGAGGTGCCCGAGGGCGCCGGCCCCGAACTCGAGAAGCGCTTCGCCGCCCGCGCCGGATCGGTCGACGGCTCACCCGGTTTCCTCGGTTTCCAGTTGCTCCGCCCGGTCAAGGGCGAGAGCCGCTACTTCGTCGTCACGCAGTGGGAGGACGAGGAGTCGTTCCAGGCCTGGTCGGGTGGACCGGCTCGCGAGGCCCATTCCGGTGAGCGGGCGAAGCCGGTCGCCTCGGGTGCCTCGTTGCTGGAGTTCGACGTCGTCCTGGACGTTCCGGCCCGTCGAGACGGACCGGCCGACCGGTAA